Within the Marinobacter qingdaonensis genome, the region TGCCATTACTGGACAGGGGCGGATGGTACATCAGAACACAGAAGCTGGCCTGCTCGCCACGCCCGACCCGTCCGCGCAGCTGATGCAGCTGGGCCAGGCCCAGGCGCTCCGGATTCTCGATGATGATCAGCGAGGCGTTGGGCACATCCACCCCAACCTCGATCACCGTGGTCGCCACCAGCAGGTCGAGCTCGCCGTTCTTGAACCTGTCCATCACCGCCGCCTTCTCGGCGGCTTTCAGGCGGCCATGGACCAGCCCGACCTGCAGGTCCGGTAACCGGTCCGACAACTCCTGAGCGGTCACTTCCGCGGCCTGGCACTGCAGGGCCTCGGATTCCTCAATCAGGGTACACACCCAGTACGCCTGCCGGCCAGCGGCGCAGGCACTGCGCACCCGCTCGATCACATCCTCCCGGCGCCCGTCGGGAATAACGATGGTCTCGATGGGCTTGCGCCCGGGGGGCAGTTCGTCGATGACGGACGTATCCAGGTCGGCGTAGGCGCTCATGGCCAGGGTCCGGGGAATGGGGGTGGCGGTCATGATCAGTTGGTGCGGCGCCAGGCGGTCGCCAACGCCCTTCTCCCGCAGCGCCAGACGCTGGTGCACGCCGAAGCGGTGCTGTTCATCGACGATGACCAGAGCCAGCCGGTCAAACACCACGTCGTCCTGGAACAGGGCGTGGGTGCCAATGGCGACCTGGGCGGACCCCGAAACCACGGCCGCCAGCGCAGCCTCCCGGGCCTTGCCTTTGACCTTGCCGGACAGCCACGCCAGCTCGAGCCCCAGGGGCTCGAGCCACTGTCGGAAATTCTGGTAATGCTGCTCCGCCAGAATCTCGGTCGGCGCCATCAGCGCCACCTGGGCGCCGGCTTCAATGGCCTGCAAGGCGGCCAGGGCGGCCACCACGGTCTTGCCCGAGCCGACATCACCCTGCACCAGCCGAAGCATTGGCAGGGGCTGGCTCAGGTCCTGACGGATGTCGGTCATGACATGCCGCTGGGCCCCGGTCAGCTGGAACGGCAGGGACTCCAGGAAACGCTCGGCCAATTCGCCACGGGGCAGCAATGGCAGCGCTTCCCGGGCCTGGATCTGCTCCCGAACCTGCAACAGGCTAAGCTGGTGCGCCAGCAATTCTTCCATCACCAGGCGCTGCTGGGCCGGGTGGCGGCCTTCCATCAACAGGTGCACCGGGGCATCCGCCGGCGGCGAATGCACCAGCTGGACCGCCTCACTGATGCCCGGCAGCTGATAGTCCGCCAACAGGGACGGGGGCAGCCAGTCCCGGATCGGGTAACGCTGGAGGTATCCCAGTGCCTGCTGACACAGTCCCCGCACCCGGGGTTGCTGAATGCCCTCGGTGAGCGGATACACGGGGGTCAGGGTGGCCTGGCCTTCGGCCGGCATGGGGGGTGGGTTGACCTGGTATTCCGGGTGATAGAACTCATACCCGGCCCGACCCGGTCGCACCTCGCCGAAGCAGCGCACCCGGGCACCTTCGGCCAACTGGTTGCGCTGGGCGGCGTTGAAATGGAAGAACCGCAGCACCAGGAAGCCGCTGCTGTCCTTGAGGGTGACCTGCAGGCTCCGGCGCCGTCCCATGACCAGGTCGGTTTTCATCACCTCCCCTTCGGCCACCGCCACATCGCCGATGCGCAGACTGCCCATGGGTACGACCCGGGTGCGGTCCTCGTACCGATGGGGCAGATGAAACAGCAGGTCCTGCAGCGAGGCGATCCCCAGCTTGCCCAGTTTCTCGGCCAGCGCCTGGCCGACGCCCTTGAGCTGGGTAACCGGGATGTCATCCAGTGACGTCATGCCGGAACTCAGGCGCTTTCGGCCACGGCCGGGGTATCGGATTTCGCTTTTTCAATCACCCGGCACTGACTGGCTGCCAGGGACAGCATGTCGATGGCCTTGGGCCGCGGGAAAGTCACCCGCCAGGCCAGGGCCACGGTCCGGAAGGGCACCGGCGGAGCGAACGGGCGCACCGCCAGGATGTCCTCGTGGTACTGCATGGCCGTGGCCGCCGACAGCGGCAGCACGGTAATCCCCAACCCGGACGCCACCATATGCCGGATGGTCTCGAGGGAGCTGCCCTCGGTCACCAGTGCCGGCGCCTCGGTGTCGACCCGGCGGGTGACGGCGTCCACCAGCGGCGGACAGGACTCCAGCACCTGATCCCGGAAACAGTGGCCGGGGCCGAGCAGCAACAGTTGTTCCTTGGCAAGCTCCTCGGCGGTCAGCTGCTCTTTCTTGGCCAGCGGGTGGCCCGCCGGCAGCAGCACCACGAACGGCTCATCGTACAGCGGCAAGGTCAGCACCTCCGGCTCCTCGAACGGCAGCGCGATGATGATGGCGTCCAGTTCGGACTGGCGCAGCTTCTGCCGGAGCGTGGCGGTGTAGTTTTCCTCGATGTACAGGGGCATTTCCGGGGCCGCCCGACGGAGTTCCGGCAACAGGTGCGGGAACAGGTAGGGGCCGATGGTGTAGATGGCCCCGACTTTCAGGGGCGAGTTCAGCTGGTTCTTGCCGTCCTGGGCCATGTCCTTGATGACCCCGACCTGATCCAGGACCCGCTGGGCCTGCTCGATGATGCGCTGGCCGGTCTCGGTGACCCGGATACTGCTCTTGCTGCGCTCGAACAGGGGAATGCCGAGCTCGTCCTCCAGCTTCTTGACGGCGACACTCAGGGTCGGCTGGCTGACGTGGCAGCGCTCGGCGGCGCGGCCAAAATGCCTTTCACGGGCAAGCGTAACGACGTATCGTAACTCGGTGAGAGTCATGGTGAGCTCCGGTCAGATCTGTGCGGGGCAAATTCACTAATTTATGGGTTCAAGCATAAGGATTGATATTGGCTATGGCAATGACTGAACACACGACATCTCCCCGGATCCTGGTCGCCGGCTGCGGCAAACTCGGGGGCGCCATTGCCAGTCTGCTCACCGACGCCGGCACGGTGTTCGGACTGCGCCGCAACCCGGACCGGGTGCCACCCGGCGTGCAGGGCCTGGGCGCGGACCTGACCCAACCGGAGACTCTGGCCACGGCGGTCCCGGACAACCTGGACATCGTGATCTACTGCCTGACCCCAGCCGCCTACGACGAGCAGGGCTATCGCGATGCCTATGTCACCGGGCTGACCAATCTCCTGGCCGCCCTGCCACAGCAGCGGCCCCTGCAGCGTCTGATTTTCATCAGCAGCACCAGTGTCTACGCTCAAGACGACGACAGTTGGGTGGACGAAGACAGCCCGACCACGCCCCGTCGGTTCAGCGGCGAACAGATTCTGGCCGGCGAACGGACCGCACTGGACAGCGGCCATCCGGCCACCGTCGTGCGCTTCAGTGGCATTTACGGCCCGAGCCGTCGACGCTTCCTGGAGGAAGTGATCGAGGGGCGGATGGATCCCCAATCCCCGGCCCCGTTCAGCAACCGCATTCACGAGGACGATGCCGCAGCCGCCATCGCCCATCTGGTGCAGCGGGCCCTGCAGGGCCAGGCCCTGGATGACCTCTACGTCGCCAGCGACTGCGAGCCGGCGCGACTGGACGAGGTGGTGCAATGGGTGCGCCAGCAGACCGACTGCGCCAGCCCCCAGGCCAACGCCCGCAAGGGTGGCCGGGCCGGCAGCAAGCGCTGCAGCAACCGACGCCTGCTGGCCACCGGCTTCCAGTTCCGGTTCCCGGACTTCCGGGCCGGTTACCAGGCCATGATCGACCCGGCTTGACCGGCGAACAGGCACAAAAAAAGGCGGCACTGGCCGCCTTTTCTTCTCGATGATGCCCGCGCTTAGCTGAGCACCATGACCGCTTCCATCTCGATGGGCACGCCCTTGGGCAGCGCCGCCACACCCACGGCCGCGCGGGCCGGATAGGGTTCTTCGAAGTAGGTTGCCATGATTTCGTTCACCGTCGCGAAGTTGGCGAGATCGGTCATGTAGATGTTGAGCTTGACGATGTCCTTGAGCTCGCCACCGGCGGCTTCACAGACTGCCTTGAGGTTCTCGAACACCTGCCGGGTCTTGGCGGCAAAATCCCCGGCCACCACTTCCATGGTTTCCGGTACCAGCGGAATCTGACCGGACAGGTACACCGTGTCACCGGCTTTCACGGCCTGTGAATAGGTGCCAATGGCCTGCGGGGCGTTCTCGGTCTGGATGACGGATTTGTTGGTCATGACTTGGGAATTCCTCTCGTTCAAAACGCCAATCGTCACCCCTGGGCGCCGCCACTGTCAACCAGACAATGGTGCGGTCAGTGGCGGACCCGGCCAATGTGACTCACCGCCCGGATGTTGCGCACCCGGCGCATGACCCGAGCCAGGTGCCGGCGCCCATTCACATGCAGCACCAGGCTGACGATGCTGAACTTGGCGTTCTGGTCCTCGACGTTGATGCGCTCGATGTTGCCGTCGGCCATGGCCACGGCGTTGGCCACTTCAGCAATCACGCCACGCTGGCGTTCCAGCTCGACCCGAAGCTCGACGGAGAACTCGTCGGTGATGTCCTTGGCCCACTTCAGGTGGGTCAGGCGGGCCCGGCCTTCGTCGTCTTCCGGCAGGCGCGAGCAGGTGTCGGAGTGGATCACCATGCCCTTGCCGGAGTCCATGATGCCCACCACCGGGTCGCCCGGAATCGGCTTGCAGCAACTGGCGAAGCGCACCAGCAGCCCTTCGGTACCACGGATGGTGACCGGGCTGTGGGCGCCGGCCTGATTGGCTTCGGTGGCAACGTCGGTGCCGATGCCGCTGTCGGCACCAGTAATCAACTGGCGCGCCACCAAGTAGGCCATCCGGTTGCCCAGACCAATGTCGCTGATCAGGTCATCCAGGCTGTTGACCTGATTGTGGTTGACCACCGCCTGCACCTGGACGTCGCTGATGTCGGCCAGGCGGGTACCAAAGCCCTTGAGGGACTTCTTGAGCAGGGTTTTGCCCAGGTCCAGGGATTCCGCCCGCTTCTGGCTCTTGAGCACGTGCCGGATGCTG harbors:
- the recG gene encoding ATP-dependent DNA helicase RecG produces the protein MTSLDDIPVTQLKGVGQALAEKLGKLGIASLQDLLFHLPHRYEDRTRVVPMGSLRIGDVAVAEGEVMKTDLVMGRRRSLQVTLKDSSGFLVLRFFHFNAAQRNQLAEGARVRCFGEVRPGRAGYEFYHPEYQVNPPPMPAEGQATLTPVYPLTEGIQQPRVRGLCQQALGYLQRYPIRDWLPPSLLADYQLPGISEAVQLVHSPPADAPVHLLMEGRHPAQQRLVMEELLAHQLSLLQVREQIQAREALPLLPRGELAERFLESLPFQLTGAQRHVMTDIRQDLSQPLPMLRLVQGDVGSGKTVVAALAALQAIEAGAQVALMAPTEILAEQHYQNFRQWLEPLGLELAWLSGKVKGKAREAALAAVVSGSAQVAIGTHALFQDDVVFDRLALVIVDEQHRFGVHQRLALREKGVGDRLAPHQLIMTATPIPRTLAMSAYADLDTSVIDELPPGRKPIETIVIPDGRREDVIERVRSACAAGRQAYWVCTLIEESEALQCQAAEVTAQELSDRLPDLQVGLVHGRLKAAEKAAVMDRFKNGELDLLVATTVIEVGVDVPNASLIIIENPERLGLAQLHQLRGRVGRGEQASFCVLMYHPPLSSNGKARLQALRDSQDGFFIAEKDLEIRGPGEVLGTRQTGMMQFRLADFERDKGWIEPIREMAPGLMPNREVVAALIRRWLGEKIRYGDV
- a CDS encoding hydrogen peroxide-inducible genes activator; its protein translation is MTLTELRYVVTLARERHFGRAAERCHVSQPTLSVAVKKLEDELGIPLFERSKSSIRVTETGQRIIEQAQRVLDQVGVIKDMAQDGKNQLNSPLKVGAIYTIGPYLFPHLLPELRRAAPEMPLYIEENYTATLRQKLRQSELDAIIIALPFEEPEVLTLPLYDEPFVVLLPAGHPLAKKEQLTAEELAKEQLLLLGPGHCFRDQVLESCPPLVDAVTRRVDTEAPALVTEGSSLETIRHMVASGLGITVLPLSAATAMQYHEDILAVRPFAPPVPFRTVALAWRVTFPRPKAIDMLSLAASQCRVIEKAKSDTPAVAESA
- a CDS encoding SDR family oxidoreductase; the encoded protein is MAMTEHTTSPRILVAGCGKLGGAIASLLTDAGTVFGLRRNPDRVPPGVQGLGADLTQPETLATAVPDNLDIVIYCLTPAAYDEQGYRDAYVTGLTNLLAALPQQRPLQRLIFISSTSVYAQDDDSWVDEDSPTTPRRFSGEQILAGERTALDSGHPATVVRFSGIYGPSRRRFLEEVIEGRMDPQSPAPFSNRIHEDDAAAAIAHLVQRALQGQALDDLYVASDCEPARLDEVVQWVRQQTDCASPQANARKGGRAGSKRCSNRRLLATGFQFRFPDFRAGYQAMIDPA
- a CDS encoding RidA family protein, with translation MTNKSVIQTENAPQAIGTYSQAVKAGDTVYLSGQIPLVPETMEVVAGDFAAKTRQVFENLKAVCEAAGGELKDIVKLNIYMTDLANFATVNEIMATYFEEPYPARAAVGVAALPKGVPIEMEAVMVLS